The Atribacter laminatus genome contains the following window.
ATTTCTACTAAGTCGATTCTTTTTTGTATTATAAGTTCATCAAGATATAGCGACCAAAGGTGATCAGAAAGAATTATTTGACGATTTTTTTCTTCTTTTAACAAAAATTCCTGAGCTTGTTCTAATTGATTGGTAGCTATAAACGATTGTAATTTTAGAATGGCGGTTTGATTTGCATAGTGTTTGGCTTGGTCGGGGTGGTTATTGATTTGATTAATAACCTTTTGGTAATCTTTTTGACGGTAGTCATTGATCAGCTCGGAAAGAAAGTCATCTTTCCCCCAGACATTTCCAGCTGCTCCTAATAGAAAGCTTATGAAAACAATGAAAACGATAAAGTCTTGGATTTTGTTTCTCATATTTCTTTCTCCTGGTTCATGATATTATATATTAAACTAACTTTTTTCAGTTCCTCATTCATCGTGCATCTGGTAAATAGTAAAAAATAATTAAAAAATGTTACTAAACAGTGAAAAGAAATGTATTGAAGGGGGAAGGAACTATAGTAACACGTCATCCTGAGCGGTGCTTTCCCGCGTGAGGATCTCAACTGACACTGCAGTTGTCATCCTGAGGCTTCGTATTGAGAAGCCGTTAGGATCCCATCCTTTCATTGTTTTAAAAAAAATACTAAATGAGATTGCCACGTCGTCCAACCAAAAAACGGTTGACCTCTTCGCAATAACGGATTTAGAAAGATATTTTCATCCCCATCTGGTGCGATGAAATAACATGAGGGTTTATTCAACCTTTATTTAAATTTAAAAATTGATATGAATTTATAATTAAGATGTTTTTATCTTGAGGGATAAAATTATGAGAAATATTGAAGTAGCTCAAATTCTTCGTGAAATTGGCATTCTTTTAGAAATAAAGGGAGAAAACCGGTTTAGAGTTTTGGCCTATCAGGAAGCTGCCAGAAAAATTGAAAACTGGCCTGAAGCGGTTGAAACACTCGCCGAAGAAGGAAAGTTGCGGGAGATATCTGGTATTGGCGAAGGATTATCAACTAAGATAGAAGAATATCTACGCACGGGAAAAATTGATTTTCTGGAAGAATTAACCAAAGAAATTCCTCGAGAACTCATTCGGCTCACTGAAATCCCTGGAGTTGGTCCAAAAATTGTCCGACAAATCTATTCCGAATTAGGAATCGTAAACATTGAACAGTTAGAACAAGCCATTCAGGAGCATCTCCTTCAAAACCTCCCTGGATTGGGTATCAAAAGTGAAGAAAAAATAAGAAAAGGGATCGATATTATCAAGAAAAGTACCGGTAGGATGCTTTTAGGTGATGCACTTCCCTTAGCTGAAGAAGTTGTTATCTTTCTTCGTGAAAATACTCAAATCAAAAAAATAAGTACTGCTGGAAGCCTTCGTCGCATGAAAGAAACCATTGGTGATATTGATATTTTAGCATCGACGGTTGATGCAAATCGGATGATGGAAGCTTTCATCAATCTTCCCATGGTAAAACAAATCATTGCCCATGGAACAACCAAATCGAGTATTTTAACTTATGAAGGAGTTCAAATTGATCTTCGCGTGGTTGATAACCAAAGCTTTGGTGCCGCTCTTCAATATTTTACCGGTTCAAAAGAACATAACGTCAAACTTCGGGAATATGCGTTAAAAAAAGGGTATAAAATTAACGAATACGGGATTTATCGGATAGATGATGGGGAAAGAAGAGGAGGAGAAAAGGAAGAAGATATTTACCAGATTTTGGGTATGGAATGGATTCCACCCGAAATGAGAGAAGATCAAGGTGAAATTGAAGCTGCCCTTCAAAAACGCCTGCCAATCTTGGTCGATGTAAAAGATATTCAAGGAGATCTTCATGTCCATTCTGACTGGAGTGATGGATTGGTTTCTATTGAAGAGATGGCAAAAGCTGCAGCACAGAAAGGATATCAATATATCGCTATTTGTGATCATAGCCAGGGATTAGCAGTTGCTTCCGGTTTAACACCCGAGCAAATCCAACAAAGAAAAAAAGAAATTATCCATTGGAACAATAATCATGCTGAAATATTTGTTTTAGAGGGGATAGAAGCGAACATATTAAGTGATGGAACAATCGATCTCCCAGATGAAGTCCTTGTTCAACTTCCTATTGTCGTTGCTGGAATTCATACCGGACTAGGCCAAGCCACAGAAAAAATAAACCAACGTCTTGAAAAGGCATTCAAAAATCCTTATGTCCAGATTATCAGCCACCCCACTGGACGATTGATCAATAAGCGTGATGCGACTCAAGGAGATCTCGCACTTCTTTTTAAATACGCTCAACAGACAACAACCGCCCTTGAAATGAATGCCCAACCAGAACGTTTAGACTTAAAAGATATTGATGCTCGACAAGCGAGTGAAAAGTACCAAATTAAATTGGTTGTTTCTACTGACTCTCATGATACTCTATCATTGAATCTTATGCGTTTAGGTGTTGCTCAAGCACGCCGTGCTTGGTTAACAAAGAATGACATTCTCAATACTTATGATAAAGACCAACTCCTTCAGACCCTTCATAAAAAACGGGATCGTCTTATAATTTAGGAGAATTCCTTCTTCTCAGTAGTCTTTTTGCTATATTACCTATAATTATCTGTTCTTTGCCATTCTTCAGTGCTTTCCAAGCGCGGTGGAAGTTGTCGTTTGTGTTCGGTTTTTTCTATCATATTTTGAATTTTGGCTGTATCCTTCTGGTTTCCTAAACCAAATTGAATAAATTGATCTAAAACTGCATAGCGAATACCCATTTCCTTTTCATCAGTTTGATCTTCCCATAGACCTGCTGATGGTGCCTTTTCGATTATGGATGCCGGTATTTCTAAAAAATTGGCGAATTGCCAAATTTCGGTTTTAGTCAGATGGGCAAGAGGCATCAGATCAACTCCTCCATCCCCATATTTGGTATAATATCCGACCGTTAATTCACTTTTGTTGGTTGCTCCACAAACCAAATAATTTTCCTTTTGCGCAAAATAATAAAGGAATATCATTCGGATTCGAGGAATCATGTTTGCCAGAGGAAGGGGCAATGGTTTTGAATAGCTTTTGCCAAGTAAAGCCAGGAAAGAATCATATATTGCATCGAGTGGAAATATTAAATAAGGAATAGAAAATTTTTCTGCGATTAATTCAGCATCCTGTTGATCTTGGGGGAGGCTATAACAGGGGAGCATGAGACCAAGAGTGTTTTCTGGAAAAGCAATTTTAGATAATATTCCCGCGACTGAAGAATCAATTCCTCCGCTCAAGCCAAGAACCACCCCCTTTGCCTTGGCTTTTTGGACTGTTTCCTTTAACCAATGAACTATTCGATCTCTTTCCTGACACCAATCTTTCATACCTTTTCTCCTTCATTGACATTTATTTCTCTGATACTGTATCATTTTTAGACATGTAGAATAAACTTACTATGTTGTATTAAGTAATTATAAACCAATCAGTGATCAATTTGTCCTTTTAATTGACCAGGTTATAATAGCAGTTGAGGGTTAACCCAATAAACTTGGTTTTTTAATTAAAAGATGAAGGGCAAAAACTCAAAGGAGCGATGGATATGGGAAAAACCATTGCAGAAAAGATTTTTGAAAAGAAAGTTGGCTACCCGGTTAAGGCAGGAGATTTGGTTATTGCCCGAATTGATATGGCAATGGGTCAAGATGGAACCACACCACTGGCAATCCAATCTTTTAAAGAAATGGGCGGAAAAAAAGTATTCGACCCATCTCGCATCGTGTTTATCATTGACCATAATGCCCCAAGCCAGTTGGAAGCAATATCGATGCTTCATGATAGCATGCGAAAGTTTGCTGAAAATTATAGATTGACTCTTTTTGAAATCGGATGTGGAGTTTGTCATGAAATCATGGTCGCTAAAGGTTTGGTGGTTCCCGGTGACTTAGTGATTGGTGCTGACTCACACACCTGTACCTATGGTGCCATCGGAGCCTTCTCAACCGGAGTAGGAAGCACTGAGTTGGCAGCAGCCATGATATCAGGCCAACTCTGGTTCAAGGTTCCTGAAACCATTTTGGTTCATCTCAACGGGACTCTTCCTCCGGGAGTTTTTTCTAAAGACGTTATTCTTTACCTTGCTTCTCAAATAGGTGCTGATGGAGCAACTTATCAGGCTATTGAATTTGCTGGTCCCATTATTGATCAACTTTCGGTAGATGAACGATTAACTATTTCGAACATGGCGGTTGAATTAGGAGCCAAAGCTGGCATAATTGCCCCTGATGAAAAAACCTTAACCTGGGTTAAACAAAGAACAAACAAGCCTTTTGAGCCGATTTTTCCAGACCCGAATGCGGTATATATAAAAGAATTAACCTATGACTGCTCAACGCTTGTTCCCCAGGTTGCTCTTCCTCATCGGGTTGATACGGTTACCTCAATCGGTTCCTTAGGAGAGGTAATAATTCAAGAAGCCTATTTAGGAACCTGTACCAATGGTCGAAGCGTAGATATTGAAATTGCTGCCAAGATACTACAAGATAAAAAAGTCCACCCAAAGGTTCGTCTTATCGTTGCTCCGGCCTCAAAAGAAATTCTTTTGGAAGCGATCGAGAAAGGTTGGATAGAAACCATTGTCAAAGCTGGAGGAGTTCTGGTAACTCCCGGTTGTGGGCCTTGTGTTGGAACCCATCAGGGAGTTCCAGGCGATGGATGGAATGTTGTTTCAACAGCCAATCGAAATTTTAAAGGACGCATGGGTAATAATAAAGCTTTCATTTACTTGGCTTCTCCTGCTACCGTTGCTGCCTCGGCATTAGAAGGAAAAATAACCGATCCGAGAAAATATTTGAGGTGATTGACATGATACTCAAAGGAAAAGCTCACGTTTTTGGAGATGATATTAACACCGATTATATCATTTCAGGGAAATATAAATTTAAAACACTGGATATGAACGAATTGGGAAAACACGTCATGGAAGATATCGATCCTCAGTTTTCACAAAAAGTAGAGGTTGGAGACTTCATTGTAGCTGGGAAAAATTTTGGCTGTGGTTCTTCCCGTGAACAGGCGCCCAGAGCTTTGCTTGCCAGTGGTATAAAAGGAGTTATTGCTTCGTCAATAGCGCGTATTTTCTTTCGTAATGCCATTAACTGCGGTTTAGTGGCATTAGAGTGTGATACCAGTCGAATTCAGAGTGGTGATGAATTGGAAATTAACCTAACAACAGGGAAAATTAAAAACGTAACTCAGAATATTAGCATTGAAGCTGCTCCGCTTCCGGAAGTAATGATTCAAATCCTGAACGAAGGCGGTTTAGTTTCTTATTTTAAAAAACATGGATCATTTCCTGAGCCGGTTAAACACCAATCTTAAAGGAGAAAATTATGTGGGAAAGTTTAAAAAAAGGTGATCCAGAAATATTCCATTGGGTAAAAGAAGAACTAAATCGACAAAGAAATACTCTGGAAATGATTGCTTCAGAAAATTTTACCAGTTTAGCCGTTCTTGATGCCCAAGGATCAGTGCTCACTAATAAATACGCTGAGGGTTATCCAGCTAAACGGTATTACGGCGGCTGTATCTATGTCGATGAAGTGGAAAATATTGCCCGCCAAAGAGCCTTAGATATTTTTGGAGCTGATCATGTTAATGTTCAAGCCCACTCGGGTTCTCAAGCAAATATGGCGGTTTATATGGCAGTCCTCAAGCCTGGTGATACAGTACTTGGTATGAATCTTGCCCACGGAGGGCACCTTACCCATGGAAGCCGGGTGAATTTTTCCGGGGTTCTTTATCATTTCATTCCTTACGGCGTCCATCCTGATACCGAAAGGATTGATTATGATGAACTGGAAAAACTGGCTGCCGAACATAAGCCTAAATTGATTGTAGCTGGAGCCAGTGCTTATCCTCGTTTTATTGATTTTAAAAGGTTAAGAAAAATCAGCCAACAAATTGGCGCTTATCTGATGGTGGACATGGCTCACATAGCAGGTCTGGTAGCAGCCGGTGTTCATCCCAATCCTATCCCTTATGCTGATTTTGTAACCACGACGACTCATAAAACCCTTCGTGGACCTCGGGGAGGAATGGTTTTTTGCCGAAAAGATTTTGCCGGAATTATTGATAAAGCTATTTTTCCTGGAACCCAGGGAGGCCCTCTTTTACACGTTATTGCTGGTAAAGCAGTTGCTCTCAAAGAAGCACAAAGCGAAGAGTTTAAAACTTATCAAAGACAAACAGTCAAAAACGCAATTGCACTTGCTGTTTCTCTTAAAGAAAAGGGATTTCGCTTAGTTTCCGACGGAACTGACAACCACCTCATTCTTGTTGATGTTCGAAATCAAGGGATAACTGGGAAGGAAGCTGAAAAGTATCTGGATCAAGTTGGAATAACGGTGAATAAAAATGCTATTCCCTTTGACCCAGAAAAACCAAATACCACCAGCGGAATCCGGGTTGGAACTCCGGCTTGCACAACTCGTGGAATGAAAGAAAGAGAAATGTCGATCATTGCTGGACTGATTCATAAAACATTTGAATTAAAAAGCGATATATTGGCACTCGAGAAAATTGCTCACGAGGTGAATCAACTGTGTCATCAATTTCCCTTATATCCTGATCTTGTAATTCCGGAATAGATAATTTAAATTATGGTTTTATAGATCATAATCAGCAAAGAGATTCCAGGATTCGCAAACGAGGAGGTTTGTACCGATGAAAGAAAAAGTCGAAAAAGCATTGGAAAAGGTAAGAGGATATCTCCGTATGGAAGGTGGAGATGTTGAATTAGTAGATATCGTTGATGGCGTAGTGAAGGTTCGATTAAAAGGAATGTGCAGTTCTTGTCCAATGTCAATGATGACTCTAAAAGATGGCATTGAACGTGTGGTAAAAGAAGAAGTTCCTGAAGTCGTTTCAGTTATTCAAGCTTAATCAATCAGATTATCTCATAAAAAAAGCGTCTGATTTTCAAGCCAGACGCTTTTTTTATTTTTCAACTTTTCATTCCAAAATTTATATTTGATTAAAAAATACCTACCATTCAATGCAATTTTCTACTTATTTTGCTGACTTTCCCTGAATAACCCAATAAAAAAGACTGACAAAGACGATTCCTCCAATAATATTTCCTAAAGTAACTGGTAAGAGATTTCGGAAAATATTCCCCCAGCTTAAGAGTTTTTCTACAGAAATGTATCCTTGAGCAACAATACCAGCTGGTAAAAAGTACATATTCGCTACACTATGTTCATACCCCAGCGCTACGAAGGTTAGAATTGGTGCCGGTATGACCAGAAGCTTGGTTAGGTTATTTTCTGAATAAATACAAAGCAAGACGGCAAAGCAAACTAACCAATTACATAGAATTCCGCGACTTAAGGCAGGAATAAAAGCAAGACTCATTTTAGCACTGGCGATGGCATAGGCTCTTTCGGCTATGATTCCTTGCCCGGAAGCAAGTAATCCAGAAGCATGGTAAAGTCCAATCAAAAGAAGAGCTCCAAGAAAATTACCAACATAAACAACCACCCAATTTTTCAAAGTTAAAAGCCAAGATGATGTTGAGTCATAACAGGAATAAGAAAGCAGACAATTCCCCGTAAAGAGATCGGCTTTCCCCAATACCACAAAAATCAAGCCTACCGAAAATATCAAGCCACCTAAGATTTGGCTCAGTCCGAAAGAAAGCCCCGATGATGCAGTGAGCAGAGTAAAAAGTTGTGATGCAAATCCGATATAGGCACCAGCTAAAATCGAAGCAAAAAAAAGAGATAAAAAACCTTTATGAGTTTTTCCATTACACCATTGAA
Protein-coding sequences here:
- a CDS encoding NifU family protein, whose amino-acid sequence is MKEKVEKALEKVRGYLRMEGGDVELVDIVDGVVKVRLKGMCSSCPMSMMTLKDGIERVVKEEVPEVVSVIQA
- the glyA gene encoding serine hydroxymethyltransferase, with the translated sequence MWESLKKGDPEIFHWVKEELNRQRNTLEMIASENFTSLAVLDAQGSVLTNKYAEGYPAKRYYGGCIYVDEVENIARQRALDIFGADHVNVQAHSGSQANMAVYMAVLKPGDTVLGMNLAHGGHLTHGSRVNFSGVLYHFIPYGVHPDTERIDYDELEKLAAEHKPKLIVAGASAYPRFIDFKRLRKISQQIGAYLMVDMAHIAGLVAAGVHPNPIPYADFVTTTTHKTLRGPRGGMVFCRKDFAGIIDKAIFPGTQGGPLLHVIAGKAVALKEAQSEEFKTYQRQTVKNAIALAVSLKEKGFRLVSDGTDNHLILVDVRNQGITGKEAEKYLDQVGITVNKNAIPFDPEKPNTTSGIRVGTPACTTRGMKEREMSIIAGLIHKTFELKSDILALEKIAHEVNQLCHQFPLYPDLVIPE
- a CDS encoding formate/nitrite transporter family protein — its product is METEHTTLIQWCNGKTHKGFLSLFFASILAGAYIGFASQLFTLLTASSGLSFGLSQILGGLIFSVGLIFVVLGKADLFTGNCLLSYSCYDSTSSWLLTLKNWVVVYVGNFLGALLLIGLYHASGLLASGQGIIAERAYAIASAKMSLAFIPALSRGILCNWLVCFAVLLCIYSENNLTKLLVIPAPILTFVALGYEHSVANMYFLPAGIVAQGYISVEKLLSWGNIFRNLLPVTLGNIIGGIVFVSLFYWVIQGKSAK
- a CDS encoding 3-isopropylmalate dehydratase small subunit, coding for MILKGKAHVFGDDINTDYIISGKYKFKTLDMNELGKHVMEDIDPQFSQKVEVGDFIVAGKNFGCGSSREQAPRALLASGIKGVIASSIARIFFRNAINCGLVALECDTSRIQSGDELEINLTTGKIKNVTQNISIEAAPLPEVMIQILNEGGLVSYFKKHGSFPEPVKHQS
- the nadE gene encoding NAD(+) synthase — protein: MKDWCQERDRIVHWLKETVQKAKAKGVVLGLSGGIDSSVAGILSKIAFPENTLGLMLPCYSLPQDQQDAELIAEKFSIPYLIFPLDAIYDSFLALLGKSYSKPLPLPLANMIPRIRMIFLYYFAQKENYLVCGATNKSELTVGYYTKYGDGGVDLMPLAHLTKTEIWQFANFLEIPASIIEKAPSAGLWEDQTDEKEMGIRYAVLDQFIQFGLGNQKDTAKIQNMIEKTEHKRQLPPRLESTEEWQRTDNYR
- the polX gene encoding DNA polymerase/3'-5' exonuclease PolX produces the protein MRNIEVAQILREIGILLEIKGENRFRVLAYQEAARKIENWPEAVETLAEEGKLREISGIGEGLSTKIEEYLRTGKIDFLEELTKEIPRELIRLTEIPGVGPKIVRQIYSELGIVNIEQLEQAIQEHLLQNLPGLGIKSEEKIRKGIDIIKKSTGRMLLGDALPLAEEVVIFLRENTQIKKISTAGSLRRMKETIGDIDILASTVDANRMMEAFINLPMVKQIIAHGTTKSSILTYEGVQIDLRVVDNQSFGAALQYFTGSKEHNVKLREYALKKGYKINEYGIYRIDDGERRGGEKEEDIYQILGMEWIPPEMREDQGEIEAALQKRLPILVDVKDIQGDLHVHSDWSDGLVSIEEMAKAAAQKGYQYIAICDHSQGLAVASGLTPEQIQQRKKEIIHWNNNHAEIFVLEGIEANILSDGTIDLPDEVLVQLPIVVAGIHTGLGQATEKINQRLEKAFKNPYVQIISHPTGRLINKRDATQGDLALLFKYAQQTTTALEMNAQPERLDLKDIDARQASEKYQIKLVVSTDSHDTLSLNLMRLGVAQARRAWLTKNDILNTYDKDQLLQTLHKKRDRLII
- a CDS encoding 3-isopropylmalate dehydratase large subunit, whose translation is MGKTIAEKIFEKKVGYPVKAGDLVIARIDMAMGQDGTTPLAIQSFKEMGGKKVFDPSRIVFIIDHNAPSQLEAISMLHDSMRKFAENYRLTLFEIGCGVCHEIMVAKGLVVPGDLVIGADSHTCTYGAIGAFSTGVGSTELAAAMISGQLWFKVPETILVHLNGTLPPGVFSKDVILYLASQIGADGATYQAIEFAGPIIDQLSVDERLTISNMAVELGAKAGIIAPDEKTLTWVKQRTNKPFEPIFPDPNAVYIKELTYDCSTLVPQVALPHRVDTVTSIGSLGEVIIQEAYLGTCTNGRSVDIEIAAKILQDKKVHPKVRLIVAPASKEILLEAIEKGWIETIVKAGGVLVTPGCGPCVGTHQGVPGDGWNVVSTANRNFKGRMGNNKAFIYLASPATVAASALEGKITDPRKYLR